In Poecilia reticulata strain Guanapo linkage group LG17, Guppy_female_1.0+MT, whole genome shotgun sequence, the following proteins share a genomic window:
- the yes1 gene encoding tyrosine-protein kinase yes, giving the protein MPALETRESHVLSWKWNEQGLAVYSQEKLVKGAGELTLVWYSVTKILKPQYLFLGGVTFFVALYDYEARTSDDLSFRKGDRFQIINNTEGDWWEARSINTGENGYIPSNYVAPADSIQSEEWYFGKLSRKATERLLLLPGNERGTFLIRESETTKGAYSLSLRDWDESKGDNVKHYKIRKLDNGGYYITTRAQFVSLQMLVKHYTEHVDGLCYKLITVCPTVKPQTQGLAKDAWEIPRESLRLDVKLGQGCFGEVWMGTWNGTTKVAIKTLKPGTMSPEAFLEEAQIMKKLRHDKLVPLYAVVSEEPIYIVTEFMGKGSLLDFLKEGDGKHLKLPQLVDMASQIADGMAFIERMNYIHRDLRAANILVADNLVCKIADFGLARLIEDNEYTARQGAKFPIKWTAPEAALYGRFTIKSDVWSFGILLTELVTKGRVPYPGEQNTDARTHQRCLIRMCCFRIPPPSRLPALIF; this is encoded by the exons ATGCCCGCCTTGGAGACACGGGAAAGTCACGTTTTGTCGTGGAAGTGGAATGAGCAGGGCCTTGCGGTCTACAGTCAGGAAAAGTTGGTGAAAGGAGCCGGAGAGTTAACTTTGGTGTGGTACAGTGTCACAAAA ATACTTAAGCCtcagtatttgtttttaggTGGAGTGACCTTTTTTGTCGCCCTGTACGATTATGAAGCWAGGACGTCAGATGATCTGTCGTTCAGAAAAGGGGATCGCTTTCAGATTATCAACAACAC GGAAGGTGACTGGTGGGAGGCCCGCTCCATCAACACAGGAGAGAATGGTTACATCCCCAGCAATTATGTGGCCCCAGCTGACTCCATACAGTCTGAAGA GTGGTACTTTGGAAAATTGAGCCGAAAAGCCACTGAGCGTCTCTTATTGCTACCAGGAAATGAGAGGGGAACTTTCTTAATACGAGAGAGCGAAACAACAAAAG GAGCCTACTCTCTGTCTTTACGCGACTGGGACGAATCAAAGGGAGACAACGTCAAACACTACAAGATCCGCAAGCTGGATAATGGGGGTTATTACATTACTACACGAGCGCAGTTTGTGTCCCTACAGATGCTGGTGAAACACTACACAG aacaTGTGGACGGTCTGTGCTACAAGCTGATCACTGTGTGCCCGACGGTGAAGCCGCAAACTCAGGGACTTGCTAAAGATGCCTGGGAAATCCCCCGAGAGTCCCTCCGATTGGACGTCAAACTGGGACAGGGCTGCTTCGGTGAAGTCTGGATGG gcACATGGAATGGAACCACTAAAGTAGCAATCAAGACACTCAAACCAGGGACCATGTCTCCAGAGGCTTTCCTGGAGGAAGCTCAGATCATGAAGAAACTCAGACACGATAAGCTGGTGCCGCTTTACGCCGTGGTGTCTGAGGAGCCCATTTACATCGTCACTGAGTTCATGGGTAAAG GTAGTTTGCTGGACTTTCTGAAAGAAGGAgatggaaaacatctgaagcTTCCACAGCTGGTGGACATGGCTTCACAG ATCGCAGACGGCATGGCCTTCATTGAGAGGATGAACTACATCCACAGGGACCTCAGAGCCGCCAACATCTTGGTGGCGGACAACCTGGTCTGTAAGATCGCAGACTTCGGCTTGGCTCGGCTCATAGAGGACAACGAGTACACGGCTCGTCAAG gtgcTAAATTCCCCATCAAGTGGACGGCCCCAGAAGCTGCTTTGTACGGTCGCTTCACAATCAAATCAGACGTGTGGTCGTTTGGAATACTACTGACAGAGTTGGTAACAAAGGGCAGAGTTCCATATCCAGGTGAGCAGAACACAGATGCTCGTACACACCAAAGATGTCTTATAAGGATGTGCTGCTTCAGGATTCCTCCTCCCTCCCGGCTGCCCGCCTTGATATTTTAA